Within Cercospora beticola chromosome 6, complete sequence, the genomic segment AAattcgaagaagacgaaccgCCTGCATTGCCGTCCATGGTATGCATCTCGCCCACAGCAGGAAGGCGTCCACCAAGAACTCCTGGAAGCTGACCAACAGTGGAACCAGCAGTGTCGAGGACAGGGCCGCCAGCTGAAGAGACGGTGTCAAGAACAGGGCCAGTAGCCTTGAAGACTGGACCGCCAGCCGACGAGACAGTGTCCAGGACAGGATCAACGAGTCCGTTAACAGCTTCCACTTGGCGTTTCCCAGGAACGACAGAAGTCACTGTACCGACGACCTGGCCACCAGTGCTCAGAACAGGCGCAGCAGCCTCATTGACAACAGGTCCAGCAGTTGTGGCAACTGTGCCGGCAAGAGGAGCGACCAAATCGGTGACCTGATCGAGTTGGCGCTTTTCAACCACGCCGGAAACAGAGCCAACAAGTGGGTTGCCGGTCACAGCATCGAGTGAGGCGCCTTCGAGAGCTCCAGAAACAGTGTCCAAGACAGGCTTGACAGCTCCATTGACAGCCTCAAGCTGACGCTTTCCGAGCAAGCCAGAGACGGAATCTACCACTGGGTCCACAGCTGGGTTGCCAGTCACGGACTCGATTGGGTTCTGTTCAAGTACGATCGAGATGGTATCCACGACAGGCTCGACAGCGCCCTTGACAGCCTCGAGCTGACGCTTTTCGAGCACACCGGAAACAGTGCCAACAAGTGGGTTGCCCGTCACAGTGTCGAGCGAGGCCCCTTCGAGTGCACCGGAAACGGTGTTTAGAACAGGCTTGACCGCGCCACCAACAGCCTCGAGCTGACGTCTTCCTAGCGCGCCAGAGAGAGTGTCGGTAACGGGGCGAGTGGCTGATGACACTGTGCCGACGAGAGGGCTGACTAGGCCTGTAACGGCATCAAGCTGACGCTTTCCGAGGACACCAGAGACATTTTCAACAACGGGAACATTCGCGGAGGAGACAGTGTCCAGGACCGGACGGACAGCTCCAGTCACGGTTTCCAATTGTGGCACTAATGGTCAAGTCAGAATGTACCCGGCTCACTGCAATTGCGCTATTTGCTGGAACGCATCACACGTACCTTGCACAATTGGCGCGGCATGGGCGCCCAGCGCGACCAAAGAGCAGAGAACGCAAGATGTAGTCTTCATTTTGTAAAAGAGTGACAGGTGCCGAAGCTGATTCAAAAAGAGGGACAAGTGAGAATTTCGCACAAACAAACAGATGGAGCAGAGGCAGGCAGTTGATGGGGAGAATCGAAGCAACTGGGGACAACAGAGGGTTTTACGTCGCCTCGCTCCTGGTTGATCTACCTGACTCTATACAGCTACGGCCCCAGAGACTGCAGCACACGTCCTCTCATCAGCCGTTCATCAGCGACCTGCATGAAGTGAGATCTTACACTTCGCACTCCACAACGCTCATCACGACTCGAAGAACTCAAGTGCGGTGCGAAGATATACATCAATATCGGCCCGTTGGTCTATTGACTTCCATCACTGCGTTGCTCGTCCCTTCGCTTGGGAGACTCCCCAGTATTCCCCCAGGGGAGGAGTCTTCTCCGCACGAATGACAGCTTCGGAGGGGATAGCTAGCGCTCTCGCTCCATCTACAAGTGATGCCCAGCTCAATCTTCTAGCTGACAATCCTCATTAATGAGCAGTTTCGGATTCCAGCGCTAGTGAGGATCGTACATCATACCACTGCGTGGGAATACGTACGACTCTTTCTCACTCTTGGCAAACGCCGGGCGGTCAAACTCTGCTCGATTTAGCGACTGCGATCAGCATAACTTGTAAGCGAGGCTGCTTGCCATGTGGGCTGGCATGTAAGGCTGGCTCCAAGAGCAACATATATCCAGTCGCTTTTCGAGCTCGACAGGAGCAGAGCGTTGGGTGGGTATTCTTCTTTGCTTTCGAAGCCTTTGAATTCCACATGATCGCATCGGACGAGATCCCCATCATGACTCGCTTTCGCACGGAGAATACCGCTGACGTTGACGTTGACCCGAGCGCGCGGAAGGAAGACGCCGATCACGGGTCGGATGCAGGTGCGCTCAAAGTCAACAACGGTCTACGACACCACTTGTCAGTGAACCGCAATTTGGGGAACACTTCACGCCGGATCAAGCGCTTGTAAATTGGACGACAAGGATGTCATCATATGGATAATAGGGCATATGGGTGAGAGATGGAGGGACTGCAGTAGCGAAAGCTTGATCGATTTTGTTGTGAAGATTTATTGCTGAATTGGTTCTAGTATTGTACGGGCCGAGTGCCACATGCTTCCCCTTCTCGTGAAGTTGATCTTGCCTTTACGCTTACGAGTACTCCAGTCTCCTGTCTATCGATTGCTAGTCTACTCAGGTTCGACGTCTTCCCTGTCACTTCCGAAAGAACAAGCTATTGGAAATAGCAACTGGTTCTTCCAAGTTGGCTATCAATACATTGAAGCCTTTGCAAATTGCTCAAACTTCGAGATCAATCATTCAAGATTGCCATTAACATCAGGTCGATATTGCGCTCCAGGTCTGCCTTGGTCGCTGACTGGCACTGATTGCCTAGTTGTCAAGACCATAGTTCCGACCGGATGCATACCTGCGATTTGCAGAGCTCAGAAGCTTCGCTATTGCCTCTCATCTGCTCTATCTCCATTACCGTCGAAAAATTGGCAGTTGTGATAAGAGTGCATCTTTGCTGTAGATTTCAAACTCAGCATGCGTCGTGGAAATTTGGCCCGAGCACGAGGGCAGCCTCGCCAGTTAAGGCTTCGTCGAGAACGATCGCAGAGTTGTGATACCGCTTTGTGAGGAGATTGATTATCTGGAATTGCACACCTGGTTGTTCATCGTTGCGTAGAGCGGTCAGTCTCATCTTCGTAGACATGGGAGGATTGAGCATCCTTCTTGAACTTCGTCACAACGAATGCAGGAGCTGAAGCTTGACAGGTGATCTCTGCCTTGCGAATAGCCTGCTTACAAGTAGCAGAACTTTCAAGAGACTTGAATGCTGAAAGACCTACACAATACGACACAAGCTCTCCAGGAGTCCGTAGCGGCCGTTGTTCAAACAACAGAGGTCATTCGCGCACTTTCTACCCTATGCTTCATCTCCCATGGTATTCGCTCACAGAGGGTATTCAGCTGGCTGGTTTCCACTGTCGATGTAAGGGCACGTTGCACAGTGGACTGGATCTTAATCCCGACGTGCTAGAGAGGGTTCGTCAGTGAAGTGCAAAGCGATACATGATAGGCGGCACACTATCGAGGTCTGGCTACTGGCGATCTGCCAGTGGCTCTGACGAGAGAAGTCAGCAGCGACGAGTAAGAAAAGAGTCTGGTATAAATATGGGTCGAGATGTGGATCTTCGGGCATACAAAGCCATCCTTCATTCTTATTGTTCAGGATGACCTCGAAGATCTTGTGTGATGTGTTTGCAGCTGTTCTCTACGTCAGTTCCCACATGAATCTGCTTTCTATGCTCATGACAAATCCGTGCAGAACGGTTTTTGTAAACGGCTTGCCATATTCGAAGGCATGCGGTAATCATCTTCTGAATTGCTAAAATGGTCAAGCCTCCCGTACGACTGTCAGACCTGTTGCTGACCATGCCATACTCGAGGCTTATGGCCGATACTTGGTCTCCGCTGTTTGACTTGACATTTCGACAGCCCAGTCGTTCAggacttctctttcttcttgatgTGCGCCGTACTCTCCGGAGGACATCGCACGCCATCCTCGTGCTGATGGAACTTGCACAAATCGATGGCCAGGATTTCTTGAACGCTCATACTCGCGGCCTTGCTGCTACCGTTGCCCCAAACAAGCTTCAGTATGTCCCAAAGAGCATCGGGAGGATAGCGATCGCGACTATCGCCAAGCAACCTATCACCTCCAGGGCCTGCTACCATCGCGATGAGATAAACCAGGAAGCGGCGGAGTAGGGAATCGGCTGTGGTGTTCGCGTAGACGAAATGCAGCTCAGTGGTGGGTGCGCACCAGCGGACGACGTTAAGCTCCCGAAGAGCGTTGATGCATCTGTTTGCCAGTAGTGGTACCTGACGTTTGTCGGCAAAGACCCATAAGCGAAAGACGTCTCTCCACTGTTCGCCCACGTCCTTGCTCTCGTGATCGACAGGAAGCTGCCTGGTGTAGAGCCAGCCCACAAAGTCCTTGAATCTGTCCGGATCCTCCTCCACGAGGTCAACGACTCCGCTCCGTGCTTCAACGAAGTCGCCGTTCAAACAAGCATTGAAGTAGCCCGAATAGAAGCACAGGACTCCCTTGTGCACCTTGAAAGTGTTGGTGCCCTCGACTGCGTCCTCGGTCTTCACACCGAcgttgatggtgatgatctTATCGAACGCCTCGCTGTCTCGAGCATCAGCTACACTTTCGGCTTTCCAGCGACAGGAGTAGCCCTTACCGCGGCGGATATTTGTCTGGCGTCGACGGTGGCGCCATCTTTGAAGTGTTTTGGTCTGTTGACTTCGGTGTGCTCGATTCTTAAGCGCAATTGGGTGGGGGTGTTGATGATTGTCATGCGATGTTGTTGCCGGCGAGAAGACGGAGACGGAAAGAAGTCGAGAGCCGAGAATGCGAAGCAAGAGCAACGCCTGCCCGCCTAATAACGCGCATGACGCGAAGCTAGTGCAGAAACCGGCAGGAGGGAGCAAACGAAACtccgcttcacttcacacCTTGTTTGATACCGCAACCGCATTATAGCGCGTTTAAGTCTGAACATGAATGCTTTTGGCGCTAACTTCTGCCTTCGCTTCACTTCATCTTCCCCtcgcaccacctccaccaccactcccACCAGCCCTCACAACACACTCCCACCTCCACACATTCCCCTCCTCATCGCCCGTCCAAACTTCCCTCGCACTCGGCAAAATCGCCGTAATCCCCTTCGCACTCGCGACCCCAGCCCTCGAACTTCCCTTTCTCATCACGAAATCCGTCTGCTGCAACCTCTTCACCAGCTGCAAATACCAGCTCCCATCGCTCAAGTTCGTCAGCGCCCAAACATTCGCCACACCATGCGCATGACCCGTGAAGATCAATTCTCGCTGCAAGAACTCATTTCCTTGTCCTTCGTAGAACGCGCAGCAGAGGATTGATTCGTCTTCGCGCTCGCAGAGGTTTTGTTCGACTAGGAGGTGGCCGTTGAGGGTATACAGCGATACTGTACCGCCGCGGCAGAGCAAGATGTGGCCGGAAACGTTGCTGATCTTGCCGGCCTGGATAGAGGGGCCGCTGCCTGGAGGGAGGAGCACGCGGATGCAGCTGAAGCGATTGAGGCCCCAGAGGAGAGCTTGGCCATCGCTGGAAACGGAGAGAAGGGTACTGAAGACTCTGCTGGCAGCAAGTACAGTAATAGAAGTTCGATGACCAAAGAGATAAGCTTTGGAAGTCATCTCGATGGCATCTTTGGCTTGATGAATCTTCCAGACTCCAATCGTACAATCTTGGCCACCAGTGATGAGAGTCTTGCTGTCAACGAAAGTTGCAGTGTTCACTGGCCCGACGTGAGTGTTCTCATATAGGCCCATCGATCGCTTGCTCTGCGATGAGAAGAATCGAATGCTGTTATCTGCGAAGCCCCATTGCATATGTCGTGTGCACTCAGGAAGCACATTCAGCTTGCATGGGCCACTGGCTAGGATTCGGCCGTGCAAAGGTGCAAGTGTGAAGTCTGAGACCTTTTCGCCGGTGTTCATATCTGGCTCTGGCAGCCTGACAAGCGTCTCAGCCAGAGTGTCGAGCTTCGGCTCGGCCTGCTTGTCCGCCTCGGAGTTTGGATGCGGCTTCTGAAAGACTTGATGCGGCGTCTGTCCGAACGAATGGATGATGCCGATAGTGGCTACATGCTCAACGCGATCATCGATCTTGTCGAGATCCTTCGCACCTGCATAGGACAGGTGGTTGAACACATTCGTGGTTTCGATCGCGGCCTCGCCGCGCTGCTTGTACCCAAAGATCAAGTCGATCCAGTCGGGCAAATGCTGACTGACGTACGAGCTCTCGAGTGCTTCTCTGTGTttggcgatgaagatgtGAGGATCGCCTTTAGCCCACTTCGGCAGTTTGACATCGTTTACGAGCTCTCCAGATACCTGCTTGGCGCCAAAGTCATACTTGTTGGTGTTGACCAAAAACTCTGGCAGGTAGAAGAATTCTGGTGTGAGCTCGCGAACATCGCTCATCGTCTCTCGAGACGCTGATTGCCAAGCTTTCTCAACAGAATCGAAGAGTCTGTCTGCATGGTCGAAGTTGCCACCCTGTAGCAGAAGGTAGGACTGAACAAAAGGCTGTAATCGAATCAAATAGGAGCTGACGATCATGGCCGAGGAGTAGTGGGTTCCATAATGGAAAGAAGGCGCACTCTGGTCCATCTCGGCAAATTGCTTGTATCTCTCTTTGTACTCGGCCTCTCGGGCAGGCGTCTGACATCCCATCGGCTTCGAGAAGTCTCTGAAGGTCTTGGGATTCTCCAAGTCGAGCTCTTCGCTTGTGTAGTCCGCCAGTACCCAAGGGAAAACTGGATACTGCGTGAGGTCGTTGAATGTGCGACCGGCCATCGTGTTCACCAGCATGAGATATTGGAAGTTCGACATTTCTCCTCGTTGCCACTTCCTCGTGGCAGCGTGCGTCGGGCCTGAGTTGAAGAGGCTGTTGAACTTCGATCCAAGATTCTTGGGTGCTTCCTCCGGATTGCGAAGAGTATCTAGTCGCCACGAGTCCTCGCTCGCCACTGATGACGAGCTGTAAATGTGAGGAGCCCTGTTCGCTATGGCATTATACAAATCATCTCGTACCTTGGATGCCATGCAAGTGATGAGGTAACTTCTCCCATCGCTGAAAAAGACCTCGATCGCGACATCTCGTAGCAAAAACCTGCGTTTTGAAACGCTGAGGACTTCCGACCAGGTCCAATGACGTGTCTCTTGATCGCCGACTGCGTGCTTGGTGCGCTGGATTCCAACGTCTTTCCCAGAAATGAGTTGTATGTATGGGTCGCGTTCGTCCTCTGGCGCTTGCGATACGCTCACAATCTCGCCATCGGAGCGCTGGAAGAAATTGTCTTGCATGTAGAAGCACTTCTGTCCGATCACCACCAAGCCCTCACAGGCTTCAAGGCCCACAATTCTTGAGACATTGTACAATTGCTGCACCATGTCCCCTCGCTGCAAACTAGTCATGACTTTGCGATTCTTGTCCTCGATCATaccgtcttcatcttctttcgGATCATCAACCATTTCGAAGCCTCCCTCGAGCATCTGTGATTCTGATAAAGAGTCACCACGAGGTCGCGACTGCCCATTTTCTGCGACGAACTCGATTGCCTCGCTGGACCCGTCAGTGATCGGCGCCAGCGGCATGGTGGGTGTAGAAGGTGGCTGGCCTCCGACTGGCTCTGAATGTGAACGAAAACGTGTGTCGACTGACAGCATGCTCTTCGATGCTCGCTGTGAGCCTTTCCTCCGTGGCTCGAATGCCGGTTTGTATTCAGCAGCTTCTGGGACAAGTCTCATGCGCATGCGGTTGGCAGCCTCAGTTTCATCGAGCTGCCAGCGGTTGATTGGAGCGGGATCCAAGCCACAGGCCTGTTTGACGGAGTTGTCGATCTTCGCAAACGCTGTGAGAAGCTGGTTGATGTTCTCGTGATGGTCCTGTAGTGCACGCTGCAGCTTTGCACGTTCTTGTGCATGCACATTCGCGCGCCAATGACTCGTGGACACTTCATATCGATTGAGAAAATCGTCCGATAAAGTCTCTTCCGTCTGCCATTGCTTCAGCTTGTCTTTCCTCTTGTTGAGGCGGTTTTTGGTCGTTTCTTCCGAGCTTCGATTTTCAGTCTGCACAAAGTCTTCCCATGGCTTACTAAGCGAGGCGTAGAAGACGCCATCTAGCATGTCCCGATTGCGATCCACCCAGTTCAGgaagtcctcgtcatccaTAGAGGCGAGCTTCATGAAGCCAGTGGAAAGGTGTCGATTCTCTGGGCCCATGGTGTTGCTTAGCATCGTTGCGGTCTCGGTAGGCTTCTGGACTAGCACAATACGCCAGAGCTGCGCAGCGGCCAACCGAACCGACTTGACTGCAGATACCAATTTGTGATAGAGAAGATAGCAAATCAGTTTCGTGAAAGTCGACTCGTGATTCtctgaggagaagagaatggtTTGCCAGAATGTCATCTTAGCCAGGAAAGTGCTGACATCCTTCTCACTGGCATCCTCGTTGAGTTCTGCCAACCTCCACAAAGTGGCTTTTAGGAAGACGACACGAATCGCGGTAGTAGACTGGCTGCATAGCCTCACAGCCTTCATCTCGGCAATCTCGGGTCGTTGCAAGTGCTCCAAGATTTCGCCAGTGAAGTCCAAAAGTGGTTGAGCACCATCTATAAACCAACCTTCTGCCACTGCCTCGGCCATGTGCTGAGCATACCGAGCCAGGTTTGTCAGCACTCTTGTCTCAACTAGCAGTTGCTGATTCAGCCTGAGATGGCTGCCAAGCTGTGAAAGCGCATGAACCAGTACATATGACTCGAAATAGGCCTGATGCTCCTTGAAGCCTGGTGGCACTTTCAAGAACACCCCAATTCCGTTGAATTTGTCCTTGTAGCAGACTTGGTCGATGAAAAGCGTGATGCctagctcgagaagactCTCGACTAGACTGTTGGTAACGTTGATTTTGATAGTGGCTCCATTTTGAGGTGCCATAGGTGCCTTAAATTGTGCGGGCGGCGCAGCCAGGCGATCGTTGACGATCACGAAGGATGATATCCTTCTTGGAGCCGGCACTCGATTTGCAGCCCTCGGCGAAGGCGTCCTCTTGCCAGACTCATTGTCGTGGATGTTTAGACTACGGACAGACGGTGGTCGCTCGCCAACGGAATTTGAGTGAGGTCGCATTCTCACTTCCTCGCCCTTGAAAGACAGTGCATCTGACTGCAGCTCCATGTCGGCAGAAAGTCTGTCTGTACCGGCGAGTAATGGGAACAGAACAAAGAGAAGTTCTTGAAGGTAGCGCGAATTGGAGGCAAAGTCTCGGAAAGCGCTGCTCCTGTCATACAGTTCTCCGAGGAACTGAATGACATTCTTGAGAATCTTGCTTTCCGTTTCATCTGGGTTGTCGTCAGACGCTACCTTTCGCAGACCTGCTTCCAACATTGCAAAGATACTTTGCAGCATTTCAGCATTTCCGATGCGCAATTCATCGTCGACACTCAATAGTTCGACGAGATGGAAAGCTGTGAATTCCTCGCCGAGCCAGTCGAGTGGTACATCCCGGCCAAACAAAATGGCGAAAGCTAGGGACCAAATTGACGGCGATCGCCAGCATGCTTTAAGTCTAGCTTTCATGATCACAAATGCTCCATTTTTGTCTGTGAAAGGTGCCTTGAAGTCAGGACCAAGACTAGACAATGCTCTGCAGATGATGCTCAATGTCAATTCAGTGACCCGAATGTCGCTTTCCGagagcagatgcagaagcCATCGACCAGTCACTGCCTTGATCAGTCGTCGAATGCTCGTAGTCGTCTTATCGTGCGCGACGATATCTGCCAGCAGTTTTAACACGAGCACGGCAAGCTCGGAGCGCTGCAGACCCAGTTTTGGCAGTGATTGCTGAGGCCCTCCAGGAGTCGAAGGTCTCGAATTGCGCGCACTTCTCGTCCAGCCGGCCTTCTGACGGAAACTCACACTACCAGGAAAGCCGCGGGCAGGCGCCACTGGCAAAGCTCGCTCGTCGTGGAGCCCCCAAGCAACGAACATAGCCAATTCTCGGTACATGGCCTGCGCCGAATGACCATCTACCAATGCTTGTACGGCCGAGATCATGAGTGGTGCAGCCTCTGCAGTGATCTCCTCGCACTTAAGTGCCTcgatcatcctcttcacaCATCGCATGCGAGTCAGTCGCTTCTGATTGAAAGACGCATTGTGGTTGTCAACGATGAAGTCGACGAATTGGGTATAATAGAGTCGCTGCGTCTCGATGTCACATCTACGCCAGGTGTCGAAGTCAATCAAAAGGACACGATATGCCATAGGGTTGACCAGCATGGACTGCTCAGGTGAGTCTTTGAGATAGCCAACAAAGTCCAATATCATTTCCAGCAGTTCGCGTGGCAGAGACTGGCGGTCCTCGAGGTTGAGCATTGTCGATGGTCTTCGCGTAGATTGATACGAACCGAGTTCGATGCCGAGTTTCTCTCTTATAATGATTGCAAGTGTGCCGAAACCATGGCCCTTTTCCATTGCCTCGCTGATGCGCCAGCTGTCTTTGACACAGTCGAAGAAAATTTGCACGACCTGCAAGAATGACTGTTTTGTTGAAGCGCTTTCTAGCAACTTTGTTAACACAGAAAGTGAGCCAGACAAGCACCAAGTGGCATCATCAAGCCCACGAGGCACAACTACTACGGGATCACCAATGAGGATACCGGTGCCGAAGGAGCGAGCGAAAGCGTCGTTCACAGATCCGACAGCAGTGTTGATTGCTACTGCTCGCGCGGACTGTGTGAGCTTTTGATAACGGGCTAGAGCTTTGCGATCGAGCTCAACTCCATCGCCTTGGCCTTTTGCGTCGGGCGCATCGAAGTCAAGTATCGCATGTGGCGTAATCGTAAGATACAACCGCGCTTCCGGAGCTACCTCACTGCCTCTAACCTCAGTAGCGGTGACAATGTCTGATTTGTCAGTCTTCTCAGGATGCAGAATCTCGTTGTGGCGATTTAGCTCCGACGAGGCTCGGTATGTCAACAGTGGACCGAGACAGTCCTGTAGATTGCCGGAATAGCGGGGTCCGAGTCGATAATGGACTGCCACAAACTCATCTGACAGTGGTATCGCATACAGATGTGCACGACCCAGTGACCACCGGGACGTCACCACATTCGGCCTGGGATCAGCGGCAACACCGCGAGTAGTGCCGAAGAATGCCTGCACCGGTCTGTGACGCCTCGGCCCTGTTGGATCTGATTTGCTTGCCTCGTCTGGTGTTTCGGGATAGGGCAGTCTGCGTTGCTCGGCAAAATTACCGTCAACATATAGCGACGCGACGCTCTGACTTGGGTCGGTGGTACTCTTACGCTGGACCAGCGCAACATGATACCATCTGCCAGGCTCGAATTGTGTGGACTTGAATCTCACACTCGGGTTTGCAGCTCGGATCGAAGTCTGGAGGATTAGCTGACGACTGTCCTTCTCCAAATAGAGAAGGACGAAGCAGGCGTGCATGGCATCAAAAGCGCCGAACAAAGTTGTGTGTGCACGTGCATCGAATTCGTCAATGCGAATCCATGCTGTGAGCGAAAATCCTTGCGTCGGAGGAAATGCCCAGCGCAGGCTCGGTACCTCGATGGCCGCGAAGCCATGGCGAGATATATCAAATTGAACATAAGCAGGCTCCTTCGAGCTCCGCAGCAAAGAGAGGAGATCTTGGCGCGCAATATCAGAAGTGGCTGCACTCTTAAACAGGGAGTGCACGTCTTCGATGTTTGTGAGCCCGAAGCCCCCGATAGAGAGCACCAATGCTCGAATCAGCTCTGCGAACTCAGTGTTGCGGGGGAAGCTGAAGTGAATCTTCAAAATCTTCGTCAAAATGTCAGTCCTCCACAGAGATACAGCACTTCGGACATTGGCGTCAGAAACGCTCAGGACAAAGCTGAGGAGAGCGGTGACGCAACGCATGAGATGTCCATCCTCGCTGGCCGTAGGGTTCCCTGTAGCCTCGAGCGCGAGCTCAAGAGCTATTGCACAAGCCGAAGGTATTTCCAGAATTGGAGACTGGACTATCGAttggccatcatcgccacctGCCTGGGCAACTTCACCAACCTGTGCAGCCAGAAGTCCAAACGCGGGATCGCGCAGGGAACAGCCGAGCAAACAGTCATACAGAGTGGCGATACCTTCGATGTAGCCAGCTTTGATGAACATTTTCTGAGTCGTGCCCAGAGACTCTCGCACCGCTGGCCATCCCTCTGCATGGTTGACGAAGTAGCGCTCGTTGCCGCTGTGCCCAGCCAAGGCTTCCGTCAGCAGGCGGAACAGAGTTTGCAACAACGCAGACGCTGCTGCGAGAGCAAGGTCGTTATCTTGCGGTGAATTGAGCCGAAGATTGACATTGCGAAGTACTTGGAGAATTCTCTGGAAGCCGCCGCCGTGCCGGAATGTATCTTTCGAAGAAGGTTGCGAGAGCAGGTCTTCCCGCAGTTTCGCCGCGATTTCTGACACACGAGCAAACTCGATGTCGTTGGGCGCATCAGGCtggacgaagaggatgcGTATCAGTGCAGCGGTGTCGGTGGCTTGTTCATCGGTGTTGAGGCCTCTGGACGCGGATCTGAGTCGGCCGGTCTGGCCTACGCGCAGCGCCATTGTTGCGGCTGAGGCACCAGGACTGCATGGAAACGTGACGCGAGTTCATTCTGGCATGACGGAGAGCGAACAGCGGCAAACATCAGACCATGTGAGCAGCATTCAATGTCTCTTCGGTCGGTTTGTTTCTGTCTGTATCCGGAGTGTCGGGTCGTGGGAGTTGGTATGGATGGAGACGACCTGGCTCCTGCGCGTTTCGAGGTTCAGCGACAGCGCCAAGCCGTGTATCTATTCTCGGTCGGCAAGTGAGGTCACAGCCAACAAGCGCGCGCTGCAACAGCGACCAACAGTTCGTGCGCACGATGGCAGGTGCTTTGGCGCGAGGAGGGTCAACAGCCACCTGACAAGCGCCTTCGAGCAGTGGCTGCATACATTACGTGAAACAGCGCCGCATGTGAGAGAGGCAGCAGTGAGGCGGTTAGGCCGGAGTCTAGTTAGTCCGAGCTCGTTGCCGGGGAAAGGAACGGGCGCCCCCGGAAATTGATATTCAGACATCCCCCAGTTTTATATAGCCACTAACCCTGGTCAATTCTCCCTCAACCGCGAGTCAAAGTCAGGATTCCAGTCGAAAGCCTGAGTTCAGGCATGACAGGCCACTCGAGTACGCGCAATATGTCGACGGCAAGCTATCTGCGCGCCTACGTTGCTCTTCGCCCTATAACTAAAGGGTCGGCGGATGTTATTCAGTATAGAGCGCTGCGGGGCTTCAGAATCCTCAATCAAATATGGCGAAGCTCGACGTCTAAATAATATATCGTAATGGCTCAATATCAAATCGCGTTGCTCCCAGCCCCCAGACAGATAAGGGCAGGCGGGAACCGATGACGAGTGAGGTCTTGTCTGCGGCAGTGTCACGCGCGCAGCTCGATAGCTGTCGTGCTTCATCCAGCTCCTCTTTCCTCgactctcttcctctttcttcctcatctctcTCATCCATCTCATCAACACTCATCCGTCTGTAGACCAGCTTCTACAGCACATCCAACATGAAGGGCTTTCTCGGCCTGTCGGCGGCCGCCGTGGTCGCCGCGTCACCAGTCGTCGTCGACAGCATCCACAACGATGCAGCTCCCATCATCAGCTCCACCAACGCGAAGGAGATCCCCAACAGCTACATGATC encodes:
- a CDS encoding uncharacterized protein (antiSMASH:Cluster_3), translating into MALRVGQTGRLRSASRGLNTDEQATDTAALIRILFVQPDAPNDIEFARVSEIAAKLREDLLSQPSSKDTFRHGGGFQRILQVLRNVNLRLNSPQDNDLALAAASALLQTLFRLLTEALAGHSGNERYFVNHAEGWPAVRESLGTTQKMFIKAGYIEGIATLYDCLLGCSLRDPAFGLLAAQVGEVAQAGGDDGQSIVQSPILEIPSACAIALELALEATGNPTASEDGHLMRCVTALLSFVLSVSDANVRSAVSLWRTDILTKILKIHFSFPRNTEFAELIRALVLSIGGFGLTNIEDVHSLFKSAATSDIARQDLLSLLRSSKEPAYVQFDISRHGFAAIEVPSLRWAFPPTQGFSLTAWIRIDEFDARAHTTLFGAFDAMHACFVLLYLEKDSRQLILQTSIRAANPSVRFKSTQFEPGRWYHVALVQRKSTTDPSQSVASLYVDGNFAEQRRLPYPETPDEASKSDPTGPRRHRPVQAFFGTTRGVAADPRPNVVTSRWSLGRAHLYAIPLSDEFVAVHYRLGPRYSGNLQDCLGPLLTYRASSELNRHNEILHPEKTDKSDIVTATEVRGSEVAPEARLYLTITPHAILDFDAPDAKGQGDGVELDRKALARYQKLTQSARAVAINTAVGSVNDAFARSFGTGILIGDPVVVVPRGLDDATWCLSGSLSVLTKLLESASTKQSFLQVVQIFFDCVKDSWRISEAMEKGHGFGTLAIIIREKLGIELGSYQSTRRPSTMLNLEDRQSLPRELLEMILDFVGYLKDSPEQSMLVNPMAYRVLLIDFDTWRRCDIETQRLYYTQFVDFIVDNHNASFNQKRLTRMRCVKRMIEALKCEEITAEAAPLMISAVQALVDGHSAQAMYRELAMFVAWGLHDERALPVAPARGFPGSVSFRQKAGWTRSARNSRPSTPGGPQQSLPKLGLQRSELAVLVLKLLADIVAHDKTTTSIRRLIKAVTGRWLLHLLSESDIRVTELTLSIICRALSSLGPDFKAPFTDKNGAFVIMKARLKACWRSPSIWSLAFAILFGRDVPLDWLGEEFTAFHLVELLSVDDELRIGNAEMLQSIFAMLEAGLRKVASDDNPDETESKILKNVIQFLGELYDRSSAFRDFASNSRYLQELLFVLFPLLAGTDRLSADMELQSDALSFKGEEVRMRPHSNSVGERPPSVRSLNIHDNESGKRTPSPRAANRVPAPRRISSFVIVNDRLAAPPAQFKAPMAPQNGATIKINVTNSLVESLLELGITLFIDQVCYKDKFNGIGVFLKVPPGFKEHQAYFESYVLVHALSQLGSHLRLNQQLLVETRVLTNLARYAQHMAEAVAEGWFIDGAQPLLDFTGEILEHLQRPEIAEMKAVRLCSQSTTAIRVVFLKATLWRLAELNEDASEKDVSTFLAKMTFWQTILFSSENHESTFTKLICYLLYHKLVSAVKSVRLAAAQLWRIVLVQKPTETATMLSNTMGPENRHLSTGFMKLASMDDEDFLNWVDRNRDMLDGVFYASLSKPWEDFVQTENRSSEETTKNRLNKRKDKLKQWQTEETLSDDFLNRYEVSTSHWRANVHAQERAKLQRALQDHHENINQLLTAFAKIDNSVKQACGLDPAPINRWQLDETEAANRMRMRLVPEAAEYKPAFEPRRKGSQRASKSMLSVDTRFRSHSEPVGGQPPSTPTMPLAPITDGSSEAIEFVAENGQSRPRGDSLSESQMLEGGFEMVDDPKEDEDGMIEDKNRKVMTSLQRGDMVQQLYNVSRIVGLEACEGLVVIGQKCFYMQDNFFQRSDGEIVSVSQAPEDERDPYIQLISGKDVGIQRTKHAVGDQETRHWTWSEVLSVSKRRFLLRDVAIEVFFSDGRSYLITCMASKVRDDLYNAIANRAPHIYSSSSVASEDSWRLDTLRNPEEAPKNLGSKFNSLFNSGPTHAATRKWQRGEMSNFQYLMLVNTMAGRTFNDLTQYPVFPWVLADYTSEELDLENPKTFRDFSKPMGCQTPAREAEYKERYKQFAEMDQSAPSFHYGTHYSSAMIVSSYLIRLQPFVQSYLLLQGGNFDHADRLFDSVEKAWQSASRETMSDVRELTPEFFYLPEFLVNTNKYDFGAKQVSGELVNDVKLPKWAKGDPHIFIAKHREALESSYVSQHLPDWIDLIFGYKQRGEAAIETTNVFNHLSYAGAKDLDKIDDRVEHVATIGIIHSFGQTPHQVFQKPHPNSEADKQAEPKLDTLAETLVRLPEPDMNTGEKVSDFTLAPLHGRILASGPCKLNVLPECTRHMQWGFADNSIRFFSSQSKRSMGLYENTHVGPVNTATFVDSKTLITGGQDCTIGVWKIHQAKDAIEMTSKAYLFGHRTSITVLAASRVFSTLLSVSSDGQALLWGLNRFSCIRVLLPPGSGPSIQAGKISNVSGHILLCRGGTVSLYTLNGHLLVEQNLCEREDESILCCAFYEGQGNEFLQRELIFTGHAHGVANVWALTNLSDGSWYLQLVKRLQQTDFVMRKGSSRAGVASAKGITAILPSAREVWTGDEEGNVWRWECVVRAGGSGGGGGARGR